TGATTTCAGCCTATTGAATACTTGGAGAGCCAAGGGTAGACTTGACTTAAACTTTAAGTCTCGTTCGGAATTGCTTATGttcataaacttttttttttttttttttttttctaaaagtgcttttgatgcAAATACGttgagatttttattaaaaattcaagtgcttCCTAAAAAAGGGCACTCGGAAGCACTCTGtttcccaaaaatatttttatgtaagtttTTCTGCCAAATTTCGCAGTGCTTTTGATTGTCAGAAAGCACTTTTAACTCTTCTTGAAACAACCCCATTTGTTTCTCGACTAATTACAACATTACTATCATGGCCCAAAGTTGTTAATTTTCACATGTAGAGGGGGCCATTggtttgttatattcttgaccTTGTCTCTTGGCTCACAAAAGATAACGAAAAAAGGTTGGCCTACTTTGTGGAAGGACCAAAATTGACCAATTCTTACCCTGTGCAACAACAATGCAGTAATACATAATTCAGTGTAACAGCAATGTAGTTACTGGTTTTGTTTCTGTAGATTGTTGGACGCTTTGAAATTCCGATGAGATAATACAGTTGCCCTAGCAATGGTGCTGCAAAATGTCAAATTCTTATCAATATAGTAAAAGAGAAAGACATATAATTTGATGGAAGAATGCATCCAAACTGCAATAGTATTACATGAAGGGTTGCAACATCTTCACAATTTCATTTCCAAGTAACACATTAATTAAAACTaccaaaataaaagttacaaATTGAGCTACAAGAAAACAGAATATTCATCCACTGCCTCTCTTCTTAGCCTGCATCTTCAATTTCTTCTCCACCGCGCGATTCTTGCAATCGTAGAAATATATCATGCAGACAATCCACTTCAGCACATTCCCAAAGCAGAACAAGCAAACCTGTGCAATAATACCACCAAAATAATTCCTGCTTTTGTAGCAGCCGGAATAGAGGCAAGGCAACCTCAAACTTATttcccagaaaaagaaaatgagcaTCAAACTAAACCCTCTCCACTCACATCCGCTGCTAAAATATATCGCCTGACCAAACGACTTGATTCCGCCCGCCCCATCCAGTATCGAAATCACAACGCTCACATTCCACACAGCACTCCATGCCAAATACATTACCAGAAGCCCAAATGCCGGCCAACACAGTACAGCATACAACAAAGCATCGAAATCATTGAAGTTTCGGAAGACAGCATAGTAGGTTATTCCTAGCCATGTCAGCCCTAGCAGAGTATAACTTGACAACACAAGGACATAAGAAAATGTTACAAAAGTTCCCTTCAGCCTTGTTTTGTCAAAGGTTTTTTTCACCATTTCTCTTAGAGTCATCACTGGACTCTCTTCTGTGTGTATCTTAGATCCCAAGTAAACGATCGGAATCGCGGTTACAAAATGGAGGAGATGAAGAGGCACCACAAAGAGAAACCCCAGATAAAATAACTCATTGGGAAAATCTTGGTTCAATTTTCTGGATACCTCAACTGGAATGGACCAACTCAACCTGAAGGAAGTCAAGTAGCGATTCATGCCGGCCTCACGCGGAGGCAGGTTTAGGGTTTTCAAGGTTTCAACCATGATTTTCTGGAGATGGGATTCATAGTAAATCAAGAAACAGAAGAGAGGAAGGGAGGTGAGGATTGTGAAAGTTAAGAATTTGATGTTTCTGGCAGGGATTATAAGAGCTTTCCTGAGAATACCGGAGGCTTCCAGCTTCTGATTCTTCATCACAAGATTGCTTTCCATCTCCATGGCTTCGCTTCCAAGCTCGATCCACTCACACTTGAAAGTTTCTGATTATCCAAAGCACATCATTTAATAAATCATTTGAGcagttttaattcttttttatgGTTAGGTCAAAGGCTGCGTGCACGTCCCGTTGCACCCAAGTCAAGACTCCCTCCATGTAGATTAGACCTAGGTGATTTACGACAAAACGCgtacaaagagaagaaatacGTTAAAATACTTCgttactttatttattatttaagtttACAATATATACGTATGTTTGCCTTATTCTATAAGGAATATAATTACAAGGATATGAAAACTAAATACAAGAGAGATtacaatcaaacaaatcttagTCCTATCTAAAATAGGACTCCTAGAATATTTACATGTTAAGACTCAAATCAACACTcctctcaagttggtgcatagatatcaTACATGCCCAATTTGATAATTGGATCCTAAAAAACTTTACTAGATACTACCTAAGTAAGAACATGAACCTGCTGGTCCTCAGAATTCACAAACGGTATAAACACAATCTTCCTTACAGGATTTTCTTTGACAAAGTATCGATTAACCTCCACATGCTTTGTTCGATCAACATTTGACTTGATTCCCGAAGtaaattacaaaatatggtATTCGATTCTTAATTATTTGCAACATCCGCTAACCACGCACGATTACGCACAAGATCTTGTTCAGAATATGGTTTTCGATTCTCAACTGTTCGCAACATCCACTAATTGGATCATTAATTACAATGGTCAAACAAAGAACATACAACCAAAAAAGAATGGTTAGTCTTGTATAGTATGTGGTAGGTTTGAACTATGCTGCACAAATAAGAGTACCGCAACCAGAAGATGTCAAAAACCAAGTCTTTGTGACTAATGATGGGGTGAGATGGACTCCACAAGCAAAAAAGATCGTCAGCTCATTGGCACTTAGTCAGTAGATTAACCAACCATACTACTACGCTCAAAGACTACTACCATAAATGCTCAATTCTCAACCACTGAGAACCAAACTCTCCTTCTTCGATCAGCAAGCGGAGAACTAAGAAGTGGAGTCTTACTGTGATACACGGTAGATGATGACGACACTCTAATATGGCCAGTTGCTTCCAAGTTTCTCAAGGAAAGAGAAGCAGACTTACGCGTAGACATCCAACGTATCAAAGTTCGTGGATACAACTTCATCTTCTTGAACCAACAAAAAAGGGTGTTCATGAAGCTCTGCTGGAGAAGAATGCAATAAAAAGGTGTCGCGTGCAACCAAAGTACCAAAGTTCGTGGATATTCCAGTTTCACTGAAGAATACGCAGGAGCAACTACAAGAAGAAGACTTTGATGGATGCAGAGCAGAGATAGAAATTGTGAGCGCTAAGATGCAGTAAGTGTTGAAACGAAGCCGTTTTAGCCGAAAATACAcctcaaatcaaaacaaacaaactttaGGAACATCTAATGCAAACAATGAAAATCCAACCACAAAGAAAGAGTTCACATAAAATCATATATAAACAGATATAATATAGCACCTTCAAAGTAGGAAAGCAACCTCAAATTTTTAGCACGCAGAAGTGAGAAAGCCGAGGCAAATGATGTCCAAGTCATCCAATCCAAGTTTCTAATAAAACCCATTGTCACGACATCGACATAACTAACATGATTCTCGTCAATCCTACTAGAACTACCATATAGCAGAGATATCATCCTTCCAAGTCATCCAGCAGTTGCTCCAATTCCAGCTTAGTCCCTGTAGAGGCAAACAAGCAGATGCACTCAGCTACTCGATAATATCTACAAGAAAAGAAGTCCCAAAACACAAAGCCCTAACACTTTCGACAAGTTGTCCCATTCCAAATACACTTTACTTGTTCGAGCTTATATCTTTCACCATTTTGTAAAAACGTTGTATAGCCATGACTTACCCATTGGCATAAGGTGAAGCACGGTGAGCATGGCGATGTGGAGGAGACCTGCTATAGCTCCGTCCACGTCGAGGAGGTGTAACACTACGGCGTCGTGGAGGTGATCTTCTCCTACGCGGACTATAACTCCTGCCAAAAAAGATATCATTTAAGTGTAATAATTTTAATTCTCCTCATCAAgaacaaaatattttcaattcaaaagtaGACAAACATTAGGAATATTGtgttccaaataaaaaaaacttggcAAGCACAAGGCAAATTCTAAGTGAGCTGAGACAAGTATGTCAAGAAGGATGCGGTTAATCAGGGTACAAACAATTCTCATAACCATTCAAACACTCAACGCAACAATAGCATAAAATGGAAAGACAACGGGTCATCAAAATACAGAATCACAATTTTAACAGagtgagttaaaaaaaaaagatggccACACCTGCGCCCATAGCCATCGTAACTAGGACTTCTGCGGCGTCGAGGGGATGGACTTCGACGCCTTCCACTACTCACTCCTCGTGAACCAACGCGCGTGCGACATTCTCGAGCAAAATGACCAGGTTCACCACACTCATAACACTTTAAGTCCTCTCCTCCACCACGCCCACGTCCACCACCACCACGGCCTCCACTACCCGTAGAATTGTGAGAAAGCTCCACACGCCATCCATTTTTACCTGTAGACACAAAAAAACGGGAGATAGGAAGAATAAATGAAGATATGATGCAATAGATAGTGTGGACTATAAAATAAGACACCAACTTATCACTTATAGTTGCAAAggtcaaaacaaaacaaattaacacACACAAATACAGTTAGAGTGGGATAGTTGGGCAAACCATTCAAAGCTTGAACCGCGTCTAGAGCATCCCTGCGATCATCAAATTCAATAAATGCATATCCTGGCGGTCTTCGTGCAACCCATACACTGTCATCAATTTCATAAAAATATCGGTTAGCAACACGAATCCTTCAAACCTATGAAAATTGATCACAACTCGCTAAGACAACGAAAAAACAAGAGGAATGTAGCAGAAAATACTTGCGAAGAACGCCGAACATCCGAAATTCATCTTCCAGATCCCTCTCGTTCACTCGAGGGTCCAAATTCCCAACATAAACCCGAGTCATCGTCGCAATACCACCTTCAACCTAGcaaaatacaaatatatttaACACAAATttatccaataaaaaaaattctcatataAATTCCAGAAAGAATCGAACTTTTCAAGGAAAAATTAGAACAAATCGAACGTTCAATGATTAACGAATCGAAAAGAGGGAAAAATAGCATTGAATATTACCTTGAAAAAAACCCTAGAATTTGTGAACTTTGATTGATCAGAGCGACGGGGAAACGGATTGGGTGCTCTGCGGGTGGAATCGGAGAGCTCGATTAAACCCTAGAAACCAGAACCAATTTCCCCGCGTGTTCTTCGATGGATTGTACATTCCCCTTTTAGCCCTTATGGTGAATCTCCTCTTTTAACCTTGTCTGTGAGTTTCGGGAGCCCAACTGGCCCGCTATTGGGCTTATATGTAAAGTTATCTGTTCTCAAGGCCCAGCCTTCTAATGGTGTCTGAACGGCATGAAGTTTTTAATATCCAAAGCCATCGTCATTGCTAACATATGCCTTCGGGCACGTttgaaaaacacttttaaaatgatcgaaaatatttttggtaaaattaaTTTTGGGTTTCTATAAGCACTATAAGTGCCTAAAGAAGTATCATATATGTTTTTCTTGCAGTAAACACTTAAAATGATTTTCTATAATTCACTTGGATTTCTACTAAagattggtttaaaaattttggttttatagccaaaatggtccttgagatttgcataactcaccaatttggtccttgagatttgaaatcaatagaagtggttcttgagattgtccaccatcaatcattttgatcattccgcaaaaaaattatgttaactgagaatcaaaatgacaaaaatgccctcaatttaACAAGCAAtagaccaaaatgatttgacaaagaattgaaggtatttttgttattttatcttatttaatggatatttttcatggaatgaacaaaatgattgatgatggacaatctcatggaCAACTttgattgatttcaaatctcagggatcaaaatgaggagttatgcaatTCTCAGTGACTATTTTAGGTAAAAagccaaaaatattttcaccaaaagtattttcaatcattttaaaagaattttCAAACGAGCCCTATGTTTCTCAAATCATTTTTGTAGGATAAATTTTTACTTCTTCACATTATTTCACCCCCTTTATTAATCCATGTCATATTTCCAATGATTCTGCTTACTCCATTTGCAAGTTATTGGTTATTGTCTAGAAATATCTTAAGAAACATACTCTCTACAAAATGGCGTGCAAGCGTTTAATATTTCTCATCAAACAAGACTAATGACGTACTTGGAAAACTTTTCTAGTGGAAGTGATGTTGTTATAAACActttagaaatttaataaaagttcAGTGTTAAAACTTCCAAGTTTTATTAAGTGAAACACATTTAAaagcattattttttttttcataaaagtgTTTTTCCTCGTATGAAAGCAAATTataaacaaattctaaatttatagTGAAGAGTTTGGaccaacataaaaataaaataagagaaatgcTTTCAAACATCATATCGTCTTCTACTCAAATTATCAGAGTAATTCACTGTCTACAGAAGATAATCTATTTATTAAATATACAATCATTGAATAATCTGAATTCGTAAAACTAAATAATCCAAACTAATTCACATTATCTAATATTCGTAACATTTAATATTACGTAATATAAAAAGAATTCCGAAAGGATAAACTGAAATAATCTTATAGAAAGAAGGAAGGTATActataaaacaagaaaaaggtgCGTGAAAGTATGGTTATGGACCAATAGCAGAAAAGCCGAAGGAAGATAAATGGATGGTTTATTGTTATTATGTCAATAATGTCCGTGTCGTTATTCGAAAACGCTGTCGCCGTCCTCACTCCCACTCATCTGCCAGGCTCAAACATCATCTCAGCAGGCACGATATATAACCCAcaacaaatcattcaatttcATGACCAATTACTGAAGCTCGAAGAAAAAGATTGGATTTTTGCATGTGGGTTCTGAAGGATTTGTGCAAAAATGGCAGAAGAAGATGGGATTGTGGAGAGGAGTGAGAGATGGGCGGGAAGAAGTGGGAGTGGGGTTGGGAGCGACTCGAGGTGGGTGGATGGGAGCGAGGTGGACTCGGAATCGCCGCCGTGGTCGTTGCAGTCTGAGAATGGAGGACGCGGCAGAGGAGAAGGGTATGGAGGATCTCTCAGGAGGAGGCTTGTGAAGAAGCCCAGGAGAGTTGATTCTCTTGATGTGGAAGCCATGGCGATTGCTGGTGCTGGTAGCCATTACTTGAAGGTAATAACACAGTTCATTACATTTTTCTTCGGTTTTTTTGTGAAATAAATGATTTTTATGTGGTATTAGTGGTTTTTCTTTACGTGTTggttaattttaaattcattatatgttttaaaattttaaatttggttaTTTGGAATAAAGGTTACTTTGCAGACGTGGGTGTAGCCACAATGGCTAGAGCTGACGTGCTTCCATGTGCACTCGAGTTTGAATCCTCATCCCCGCGATTTAGATTAACTTGGAGTAGAGTAtcgtttgtattaaaaaataatctttGTAATATGGTATGTTTGTTACATCATGTGAACCTTTTATTAAGAAATTGTACATCAGCAGAATCATGATTTGCCACCCCTTTTGGCAGACAAAATTACCTTTTCTCAATTCTATAAtgtaaaaagtttgaaaatgctAGTATGATACTATCCATGACttactaactttatttaatcaATCAGGATCATTCTGTTTGGGGCACTCTTGCTTTAGGATTCCAAACTCTTGGCGTGGTCTACGGTGACATGGGAACGAGCCCTTTATATGTCTTTGCTGATGTGTTCAGCAGGGTGAGCATCGAATCAGATGTTGATGTCTTGGGAGCTTTATCACTAGTGATGTACACAGTTGCGCTTATACCTTTAGCAAAATATGTTTTCGTAGTTCTCAAAGCCAATGATAATGGAGAAGGTGGGCACTTTTTCGTGTCACAATTATTTTGTCCTTAGTTGCTTGGTAGTATATGGTCATGTGAGTACTTGTTAACCTGTACACTATTTATGTTTCCAATTGTAGGAGGAACATTTGCATTGTACTCACTGATATGCAGATATGCAAATGTTAATCTGCTGCCAAATCGTCAGCCAGCTGATGAACACATCTCAAGTTATAAGCTCAAATTGCCCACTCCAGAGTTGAAAAGGGCCTTGCGTATAAAAGACACTTTAGAAAAGAGACCATTCTTGAAAACTATCCTCTTGTTGTTCGTTTTGATGGGAACTTCAATGGTTATAGGAGATGGTATTCTAACCCCAGCTATATCAGGTGCATTACTTGACTGGGCTTGAGGTGGAAAACTCTTGATATCATGTACTCAGCCAACAAAATATGTTTAAGCTGTAGCTACTGACATGAAATCACATTACCAATAACAGCCACAGATTGTTCTTGCATCGTTTTCAAGTTCATCTTCCTTAGACAGGAAACCACAATTAGGAAGTAGGACTTTTGTTAAACCTGGCTGAAACTGCAAAATTGTGCAGTCATTTTCATGCATTATACGAATGTTTTCCATTGTATCTGTGTAGGAGAGTATACTGATGtactttcttctttttggtcGTCATAGTGATGTCTGCTGTGAGTGGCCTGCAAGGTGAAGTGCCAGGTTTTGGTACAAGTGAGTATCTTTTTCTTAGTCTGATTGAGAATCTGTGGTTCATTTGTTTacttaactattttttttacctGGGATAGAATTGGAAGGGGAAACACAAATAATAACTTATAAGTTGCGGACAATATGGCCCATAATCTGATTGATTTTAATTGCAGATGCTGTGGTTATTGTTTCGATTGTAATTCTCCTAGTGCTGTTCAGCATACAGCGGTTTGGGACTGGAAAAGTGGGTGTCATGTTTTCTCCAATACTTGCTTTGTGGTTCTTCAGCCTGGCTTCTATTGGAATCTACAATTTAGTGAAGTATGACATTACCGTCCTGAGGGCATTCAATCCtg
This Pyrus communis chromosome 6, drPyrComm1.1, whole genome shotgun sequence DNA region includes the following protein-coding sequences:
- the LOC137736296 gene encoding uncharacterized protein encodes the protein MEMESNLVMKNQKLEASGILRKALIIPARNIKFLTFTILTSLPLFCFLIYYESHLQKIMVETLKTLNLPPREAGMNRYLTSFRLSWSIPVEVSRKLNQDFPNELFYLGFLFVVPLHLLHFVTAIPIVYLGSKIHTEESPVMTLREMVKKTFDKTRLKGTFVTFSYVLVLSSYTLLGLTWLGITYYAVFRNFNDFDALLYAVLCWPAFGLLVMYLAWSAVWNVSVVISILDGAGGIKSFGQAIYFSSGCEWRGFSLMLIFFFWEISLRLPCLYSGCYKSRNYFGGIIAQVCLFCFGNVLKWIVCMIYFYDCKNRAVEKKLKMQAKKRGSG
- the LOC137737147 gene encoding serine/arginine-rich splicing factor RSZ21-like isoform X1 produces the protein MTRVYVGNLDPRVNERDLEDEFRMFGVLRNVWVARRPPGYAFIEFDDRRDALDAVQALNGKNGWRVELSHNSTGSGGRGGGGRGRGGGEDLKCYECGEPGHFARECRTRVGSRGVSSGRRRSPSPRRRRSPSYDGYGRRSYSPRRRRSPPRRRSVTPPRRGRSYSRSPPHRHAHRASPYANGD
- the LOC137737147 gene encoding serine/arginine-rich splicing factor RSZ21-like isoform X2; this encodes MTRVYVGNLDPRVNERDLEDEFRMFGVLRNVWVARRPPGYAFIEFDDRRDALDAVQALNGKNGWRVELSHNSTGSGGRGGGGRGRGGGEDLKCYECGEPGHFARECRTRVGSRGVSSGRRRSPSPRRRRSPSYDGYGRRSYSPRRRRSPPRRRSVTPPRRGRSYSRSPPHRHAHRASPYANG